A genomic window from Gossypium hirsutum isolate 1008001.06 chromosome D12, Gossypium_hirsutum_v2.1, whole genome shotgun sequence includes:
- the LOC121202935 gene encoding pentatricopeptide repeat-containing protein At2g22070, with protein sequence MNIPDPFSLSYHNARLLQESLKSNDLLAGKLVHARIIKSGLHFSVILLNNLMNFYSRTGCFSDAQLLFDEMPVKTIFTWNTLLSAYSRQAKMSEATEIFRKIPNRDSVSWSTIIMGYNQLGRFESALKVFDKMIKERVIPTQYTITSVLASCAAIKALDIGREVHSFVVKFGLSGHVSVVNSLLNMYAKSGDPMMTRVIFDRMEYRNTSSWNVMISLHMQHGRVDLARGQFERMSERDIVTWNSMIAGYNQHGHDFDALCTFSNMLRDSLLLPDKFTFINALSACTNLEMLKLGKQIHARIASTNFDTYGPVGNALISMYAKLGGVQIAQKIVEQSGISRLDVIAFTSLLDGYLKLGDLKPARQIFDSLKDRDVVAWTAMIVGYLQNGLNTDAVELFRLMVRDGPKPNNFTLAAMLSVSSSLTSLNHGKEIHASAIRTGQASLVSVNNALITMYARVGSINCARKVFNQIHWFRDVVSWTSMIMALAQHGLGEEALEHFEKLLAAGIKPDHITYIGVLSACTHVGLVEQGRRYYNMMKDFHKIEPTLSHYALMVDLLGRAGLTQEAYDFIEKMPIEPDAVTWGSLLSSCKVYKNVELGKVAAERLLLIDPDNSGAYSALANLYSVCGKWDDAAKIRKLMKDGGVKKEQGISWVQIKNKFHVFGAEDGLHPQKDEIYKMMAKIWEDIKKMGFVPDTESVLHDLEEEVKEQMLRHHSEKLAIAFALISTPENTTLRIMKNLRVCNDCHSAIKFISKLSGREIIVRDATRFHHFKDGFCSCRDYW encoded by the coding sequence ATGAACATCCCAGACCCATTCTCTTTATCATATCACAACGCTCGTCTCCTCCAAGAAAGCCTCAAATCCAATGACCTCTTAGCCGGGAAATTGGTCCACGCCCGAATTATCAAATCTGGGCTTCACTTTAGTGTCATCTTACTCAACAATCTCATGAATTTTTACTCCAGAACTGGGTGCTTTTCCGATGCTCAGTTATTGTTCGACGAAATGCCTGTGAAAACTATTTTCACGTGGAATACCCTTTTATCAGCTTATTCCAGACAGGCTAAAATGTCTGAAGCTACTGAAATTTTTCGTAAGATACCGAATCGTGATTCTGTTTCCTGGAGCACGATTATTATGGGGTACAATCAGTTGGGTCGTTTTGAAAGTGCCTTAAAAGTgtttgataaaatgattaaagAACGAGTAATACCAACGCAATACACGATTACTAGTGTTCTTGCATCATGCGCTGCTATTAAAGCTTTAGATATTGGTCGAGAGGTACATTCTTTCGTCGTCAAGTTTGGGCTTAGTGGTCATGTTAGTGTAGTTAACTCTTTGTTAAATATGTATGCAAAGTCTGGTGATCCAATGATGACAAGAGTTATTTTTGATAGGATGGAATATAGGAACACATCGAGTTGGAATGTTATGATTTCGTTGCATATGCAGCACGGACGAGTTGATCTTGCACGTGGACAATTTGAAAGGATGAGTGAAAGAGATATAGTGACATGGAATTCGATGATTGCAGGTTACAATCAACATGGGCATGATTTTGATGCTTTATGTACATTTAGTAATATGCTGAGGGATTCTTTGTTGCTTCCTGATAAATTCACGTTTATTAATGCGTTATCAGCTTGTACCAACCTTGAGATGTTGAAACTTGGGAAACAAATCCATGCTCGTATTGCTAGCACCAACTTCGATACGTATGGGCCAGTAGGAAATGCCTTGATCTCAATGTATGCAAAGTTAGGTGGTGTTCAAATTGCTCAAAAGATTGTAGAGCAGAGTGGGATTTCACGCCTTGATGTTATTGCATTTACATCTTTGCTGGATGGATATCTTAAGCTTGGAGATTTAAAACCAGCTAGGCAGATATTTGACTCACTGAAAGACCGTGATGTAGTTGCATGGACTGCCATGATTGTTGGATACTTGCAGAATGGCTTGAATACTGATGCAGTGGAGCTTTTTAGGTTAATGGTTAGAGATGGTCCTAAACCAAATAACTTCACTCTGGCAGCCATGTTGAGTGTCAGTTCAAGCTTGACTTCATTGAATCATGGCAAAGAAATTCATGCAAGTGCAATAAGAACTGGTCAAGCATCCTTGGTTTCTGTGAACAATGCTCTAATTACGATGTATGCTAGAGTTGGAAGcattaattgtgcaaggaaagtATTCAATCAGATACATTGGTTCAGAGATGTTGTATCTTGGACATCTATGATAATGGCTCTTGCTCAACACGGTCTTGGAGAAGAAGCCCTTGAGCATTTTGAAAAGTTGTTGGCAGCAGGAATTAAGCCTGACCATATAACATATATAGGTGTACTCTCTGCTTGTACACATGTGGGACTGGTTGAACAGGGTCGTAGGTATTATAATATGATGAAAGATTTTCACAAGATTGAACCTACTCTAAGCCATTATGCACTGATGGTTGACCTTCTTGGGCGAGCTGGATTGACACAAGAGGcatatgattttattgaaaaaatgcCCATTGAACCAGATGCTGTAACTTGGGGTTCACTTTTATCTTCTTGTAAGGTTTATAAGAATGTAGAACTTGGAAAGGTTGCAGCTGAAAGATTGCTCCTTATTGACCCTGACAATAGTGGGGCCTACTCAGCCCTAGCTAATTTGTATTCAGTTTGTGGAAAGTGGGACGATGCTGCAAAAATTCGCAAGTTAATGAAGGATGGAGGGGTAAAGAAAGAACAGGGAATAAGTTGGGTTCAGATAAAGAACAAATTCCATGTCTTCGGAGCTGAGGATGGGCTTCACCCCCAGAAAGATGAAATCTACAAGATGATGGCAAAGATATGGGAAGATATAAAAAAGATGGGCTTTGTTCCAGACACTGAATCAGTGTTACATGACCTTGAGGAGGAAGTAAAGGAGCAGATGCTTAGACATCATAGTGAGAAATTGGCCATTGCTTTTGCACTAATAAGCACCCCAGAGAACACCACTTTGAGGATCATGAAAAACCTCAGAGTCTGTAATGATTGTCACTCTGCCATTAAATTTATATCCAAACTCTCTGGAAGAGAAATTATTGTAAGAGATGCTACCCGTTTTCACCATTTCAAGGATGGTTTCTGTTCTTGCCGTGACTATTGGTAG